One stretch of Tepidibacter hydrothermalis DNA includes these proteins:
- a CDS encoding DAK2 domain-containing protein yields the protein MILSGANNLQNHKELVDKLNVFPVPDGDTGTNMSLTIQAAVKEVMKESNDTIKEIGKAASKGSLMGARGNSGVILSQLLRGFAKAIEDKEQLDTKDLANALKQGADTAYKAVIKPIEGTILTVARETGEFAVKISQKEKEIKRFMEKVLEESNRSLENTPNLLKNLKEAGVVDSGGKGLVCLLEGAYKAFIGEFVDRNTESNEGQEVSKNTEIATEDIKFAYCTEFILDTDKISYSKMKDLIQDQGDSLIVVGDDSLIKVHIHTNNPGFVLQEATKYGQLDKIKIENMRIQHENIVIKEDIKEEPKEMKEYGFISIAMGSGITSIFKDFGVDHVIEGGQTMNPSTEDFIQAIDNINAKNIIILPNNSNVIMAANQAKEISDKNIIVIPSKTTPQGFAALLAFNPEADAESNQKAMKYALENVKTGQITFAVRDTNMNDIDIKEGDIIGIGEGKIQEAGKNIKDVTLSLIDKLVDEDSEIITLFYGEELSQDDANVLREEIEEKYDDLDVEVYCGNQPLYYYIISVE from the coding sequence ATGATATTATCAGGTGCCAATAATTTGCAAAATCATAAAGAGCTTGTAGATAAACTAAATGTATTTCCAGTACCAGACGGAGATACTGGGACGAACATGTCTCTTACTATACAAGCAGCTGTAAAGGAAGTAATGAAGGAATCTAATGATACTATTAAAGAAATAGGAAAAGCAGCCTCTAAAGGGTCGTTAATGGGAGCTAGAGGAAACTCTGGAGTTATATTATCTCAGCTTTTAAGAGGATTTGCTAAGGCTATAGAGGATAAAGAACAATTAGATACAAAAGATTTAGCAAATGCATTAAAACAGGGAGCAGACACTGCATACAAAGCTGTAATAAAACCTATAGAGGGAACTATACTTACAGTTGCAAGAGAAACTGGAGAGTTTGCAGTTAAAATATCTCAAAAAGAAAAAGAAATAAAAAGATTTATGGAAAAAGTATTAGAAGAATCTAACCGTTCTTTAGAAAATACTCCAAACCTTCTTAAAAACTTAAAAGAAGCTGGTGTTGTAGATTCTGGTGGAAAGGGATTAGTTTGTCTGCTAGAGGGAGCATATAAAGCTTTTATAGGAGAATTTGTAGATAGAAATACTGAATCTAATGAAGGACAAGAAGTAAGTAAGAATACAGAAATCGCTACTGAGGATATTAAGTTTGCTTATTGTACTGAATTTATATTAGATACGGATAAAATAAGTTATAGTAAAATGAAAGATCTTATACAAGATCAAGGAGATAGTTTAATAGTTGTTGGAGATGATTCTTTAATAAAAGTTCATATACACACTAATAATCCAGGTTTTGTTTTACAAGAAGCTACAAAGTATGGACAATTAGATAAAATAAAAATAGAGAATATGAGAATTCAACATGAAAATATAGTAATCAAAGAAGATATAAAAGAAGAACCAAAAGAGATGAAGGAATATGGATTTATATCTATAGCTATGGGATCTGGAATAACTTCAATATTTAAAGATTTTGGAGTGGATCATGTAATAGAGGGTGGACAAACTATGAATCCTAGTACTGAAGACTTTATACAAGCTATAGATAATATAAATGCAAAAAACATAATTATATTACCAAACAATAGTAATGTTATAATGGCTGCAAATCAAGCTAAAGAAATATCAGATAAGAATATAATAGTAATACCTTCTAAAACAACTCCACAGGGGTTTGCTGCTTTACTAGCATTTAACCCTGAAGCTGACGCTGAGTCTAATCAAAAAGCTATGAAGTATGCTCTTGAAAATGTTAAAACAGGTCAAATAACATTTGCTGTAAGAGATACTAATATGAACGATATAGATATAAAAGAAGGCGATATAATAGGTATTGGAGAAGGTAAGATACAAGAAGCTGGAAAAAATATAAAAGATGTAACACTATCTTTAATAGACAAATTAGTTGATGAGGACAGTGAAATTATAACTTTATTCTATGGTGAAGAATTAAGTCAAGATGATGCTAATGTGTTAAGAGAAGAGATAGAAGAAAAATATGATGATTTAGATGTAGAAGTTTATTGTGGAAATCAACCGCTATATTATTATATAATTTCTGTAGAGTAA
- a CDS encoding Asp23/Gls24 family envelope stress response protein gives MSGTIANKYGNIYIDKEVIAKIASQASTECYGIVGFSYKSKVDGLVELLKKENMSNGVKVEIEEDTVSIELFVIIQYGTKISVVADNIIDRVKYTLEKMTSLKVRKIDINVQGVRVNK, from the coding sequence ATGAGTGGAACAATTGCCAATAAATATGGTAATATCTATATTGATAAAGAAGTTATAGCTAAAATTGCATCTCAAGCATCTACAGAGTGCTATGGGATTGTTGGATTTAGTTATAAATCTAAAGTAGACGGACTTGTTGAACTTTTAAAAAAAGAAAATATGAGTAATGGAGTAAAAGTTGAGATAGAAGAAGATACTGTTAGTATAGAATTGTTTGTTATTATACAATATGGAACAAAGATATCTGTTGTAGCAGATAATATAATAGATAGAGTTAAATACACTTTGGAAAAAATGACCTCTCTTAAAGTGAGAAAAATAGATATAAATGTACAAGGAGTCAGAGTAAACAAATAG
- the recG gene encoding ATP-dependent DNA helicase RecG codes for MDLNKNLQYIKGIGPKKYKKLNKLGIYTLKDLIYYFPRQYEDRSKFKKVFNLVNEEKVSIRGIITGFEKHEPKKKMIINKIQVRDDTGYIKLVFFNQKYIVNNFKVGDNIVAYGKVKKEYGKTELLNCEIEFDTKSASSIGKIVPIYPLTYGISNKELINIIQSVLKNQDLKIDEYIPMDIVNKNKLCDLNFAIKNIHNPQNIQNLKVALYRLVYEEFLILQLGLLYLKSGVVDKEGIKFDKKDGLKEIIESLPFSLTNAQRRSLDDILNDMNSNKVMNRLVQGDVGSGKTVVALLSLANAVLNSYQAAMMAPTEILAEQHFNSLQEILSKFDINIGLLVGSLTKKQKMAVLKKVKEGEIDILIGTHALIEDGVEFKKLGMVITDEQHRFGVRQRNKLSEKGDNPDILVMTATPIPRTLALILYGDLDISIIDELPPGRQIIDTFAIAKEKRLRAYNFVRSQIELGRQVYIVCPLVEESEVIKAKAAVDLLEELETEHFSDLRLELLHGKMKASNKDEIMKKFKNGEVDILVSTTVIEVGVNVPNATLMIIENAERFGLAQLHQLRGRVGRGEHKSYCILIYGSKNEVTFERMKTMEQTTDGFKISEKDLEIRGPGEFFGTRQHGLPELKIANIFKHMKILKEAQMEAQCIIQEDEKLNLDKNKMLKEEIINRFEEKLNDITLN; via the coding sequence ATGGATTTAAATAAGAACTTACAATATATAAAGGGCATAGGCCCTAAAAAATATAAAAAATTAAACAAGCTTGGAATATACACATTAAAGGATTTGATATATTATTTTCCAAGACAATATGAAGATAGAAGTAAATTTAAAAAAGTATTCAACCTCGTAAATGAAGAAAAAGTATCCATAAGAGGAATTATTACAGGATTTGAGAAACATGAACCCAAAAAAAAGATGATTATAAATAAAATACAAGTAAGGGATGATACTGGTTATATAAAGCTTGTATTTTTTAATCAAAAGTATATAGTTAACAACTTTAAAGTGGGAGACAATATAGTCGCATACGGAAAGGTTAAAAAAGAATATGGAAAAACTGAACTACTAAACTGTGAAATTGAATTTGATACAAAGTCTGCAAGTTCAATAGGAAAAATAGTTCCAATATACCCTTTGACTTATGGAATATCGAATAAAGAGTTAATAAATATAATACAAAGTGTATTAAAAAACCAAGATTTAAAAATAGATGAATATATTCCAATGGATATTGTAAACAAAAATAAATTGTGTGATTTGAATTTTGCTATAAAAAATATTCATAATCCACAAAATATACAAAACTTGAAAGTAGCGTTGTATAGACTCGTATATGAAGAATTTTTAATACTTCAATTAGGATTATTATATTTAAAAAGTGGGGTAGTAGATAAAGAAGGAATAAAATTTGATAAAAAGGATGGATTAAAAGAGATTATAGAATCACTTCCATTTTCACTTACTAATGCACAAAGAAGATCTCTGGATGATATATTAAATGATATGAACTCTAACAAGGTTATGAACAGACTTGTTCAAGGAGACGTAGGTTCTGGAAAAACAGTAGTAGCTCTTTTAAGTCTTGCAAATGCAGTTTTAAATTCATATCAAGCAGCTATGATGGCTCCAACTGAAATATTAGCAGAACAACACTTTAATTCACTACAGGAAATACTATCTAAATTTGATATAAATATAGGATTACTGGTTGGGAGTCTTACTAAAAAACAAAAGATGGCTGTTTTAAAAAAAGTTAAAGAAGGCGAAATAGATATATTAATAGGAACACATGCTCTTATAGAAGATGGAGTTGAATTTAAAAAACTAGGTATGGTTATAACAGATGAGCAACATAGATTTGGAGTAAGACAAAGAAATAAGTTGTCCGAAAAAGGAGACAATCCTGATATACTAGTTATGACTGCAACTCCTATACCTAGAACTTTGGCACTTATACTGTATGGTGATCTTGATATATCTATAATAGATGAACTTCCTCCTGGAAGACAAATTATAGATACATTTGCTATTGCAAAAGAGAAAAGACTTAGAGCGTATAATTTTGTAAGAAGTCAGATAGAACTTGGAAGACAGGTCTATATAGTATGTCCTCTAGTTGAAGAATCAGAAGTAATAAAGGCAAAGGCTGCAGTTGACTTGTTGGAAGAACTAGAAACCGAACATTTTTCAGATTTGAGGTTAGAACTTTTACATGGAAAAATGAAAGCTTCTAATAAAGATGAAATAATGAAAAAATTTAAAAATGGGGAAGTTGATATACTAGTTTCAACAACTGTTATAGAGGTTGGGGTGAATGTCCCAAATGCTACACTTATGATTATAGAAAATGCAGAAAGATTTGGATTAGCTCAACTGCATCAATTAAGAGGAAGAGTTGGAAGAGGAGAACACAAATCTTATTGTATACTTATATATGGATCAAAGAATGAAGTTACATTTGAGAGAATGAAGACGATGGAACAAACAACAGATGGATTTAAAATATCTGAGAAAGATTTAGAAATAAGAGGGCCTGGAGAATTTTTTGGAACAAGACAGCACGGTCTTCCTGAATTAAAGATAGCAAATATATTTAAACATATGAAAATACTAAAAGAAGCACAAATGGAAGCACAATGTATAATACAAGAAGATGAAAAATTAAATCTTGATAAAAATAAAATGCTCAAAGAAGAAATAATAAATAGATTTGAGGAAAAATTAAACGACATAACATTAAATTAA
- the rsgA gene encoding ribosome small subunit-dependent GTPase A: protein MLSGMIIKGIGGFYYIDTSEGIYECKARGIFRKKKITPLVGDIVDISVVNEEEKKGVIEDIKKRESELIRPPIANINKAIIVFSIKNPQPHFSLLDRFIVLAEKEGLEVVIVINKIDLDEELEYENVKKVYNNAGYKVIPISTKKDINIQLVKDELKDSIVVFAGPSGVGKSSLLNKIDSNLSLETGSISEKIKRGKHTTRYAQLLKLEDGGMVADTPGFSSLTLDSIEPQDLKDYFIEFDDYADDCKFYRNCLHENEPNCAVKNALEEGKITNQRYESYLQLLNEIRKKNRRY, encoded by the coding sequence ATGTTAAGTGGTATGATAATAAAGGGTATAGGTGGTTTTTATTATATAGATACAAGTGAAGGTATATATGAATGTAAGGCTAGAGGCATATTCAGAAAGAAGAAAATAACTCCACTTGTAGGCGATATAGTAGATATATCTGTAGTAAATGAAGAAGAAAAAAAAGGCGTAATAGAGGATATTAAAAAAAGGGAAAGTGAATTAATAAGACCTCCTATAGCCAATATAAACAAGGCCATAATAGTATTTAGTATCAAAAATCCACAACCTCATTTTTCGCTTCTAGATAGATTTATAGTCTTGGCTGAAAAAGAAGGTTTAGAGGTAGTTATAGTTATTAATAAAATAGATTTAGATGAAGAACTAGAATATGAAAATGTGAAAAAAGTATATAATAATGCAGGGTATAAAGTAATACCTATAAGCACAAAAAAAGATATCAACATACAACTGGTAAAAGATGAACTAAAAGACAGTATAGTAGTATTTGCTGGACCATCTGGAGTTGGAAAATCTAGTCTTTTAAATAAAATAGATTCAAATTTAAGTCTCGAAACTGGAAGTATAAGTGAAAAGATAAAAAGAGGAAAGCATACAACAAGATATGCACAGCTTCTAAAGTTAGAAGATGGTGGTATGGTTGCTGATACACCTGGATTTAGTTCTTTAACATTAGACTCTATAGAACCACAAGACTTAAAAGATTATTTTATAGAATTTGATGATTATGCTGATGATTGTAAGTTTTACAGAAACTGTCTGCATGAGAACGAGCCAAATTGTGCAGTTAAGAATGCTCTTGAAGAAGGAAAAATAACTAATCAAAGATATGAAAGTTACTTACAACTATTAAATGAAATAAGAAAAAAAAATAGGAGGTACTAA
- a CDS encoding 2-oxoglutarate translocator, translating to MRKCTKHLVGLICIAVGISIILSIVLPNWLWMSCFATVLIITGCVCFK from the coding sequence ATGAGAAAATGCACAAAACATTTAGTTGGATTGATATGTATAGCAGTAGGAATTAGCATAATTTTATCTATAGTTTTACCGAATTGGTTATGGATGAGTTGTTTTGCAACTGTACTTATCATAACAGGATGTGTTTGCTTTAAATAG
- a CDS encoding thiamine diphosphokinase, whose product MKSLIIANGSISNYDFYKDIIDQYDCIICADGASNHAYNMNINPDIIIGDLDSIDDKVKKHFIDKNIRFNEFPSKKDKTDTEICIDYAIHIGSKEIDFIGVLGTRMDHSLANINLLYSLLKRGIKASVINENNEIHITDDKIQIAGNKGDIVSVIPIHSDVLGVTLKGLEYPLENFDLGFATSRGISNILVDDKCEVSIKSGCVLVIKARD is encoded by the coding sequence TTGAAGTCTTTAATAATAGCAAATGGAAGTATAAGTAACTATGATTTTTATAAAGATATAATAGATCAATATGATTGCATAATATGTGCTGATGGAGCATCTAATCATGCATATAATATGAATATAAATCCAGATATTATAATAGGGGACCTTGATTCTATAGATGATAAAGTAAAAAAACACTTTATAGATAAGAATATAAGGTTTAATGAATTTCCATCTAAAAAAGACAAAACAGATACCGAAATATGTATAGATTATGCCATACATATAGGATCAAAAGAAATAGACTTTATAGGCGTTTTAGGGACTCGTATGGATCATTCCCTTGCTAATATAAATCTTTTGTATTCTCTTTTGAAAAGAGGTATTAAAGCAAGCGTAATAAATGAAAATAATGAAATACATATAACTGATGATAAGATACAAATTGCAGGAAATAAAGGAGATATTGTATCTGTTATACCAATACATTCAGATGTACTAGGAGTTACTTTAAAGGGTCTTGAATATCCTCTTGAAAACTTTGACCTAGGGTTTGCAACATCAAGGGGAATATCAAACATCCTAGTAGATGATAAATGCGAAGTAAGTATTAAAAGTGGATGTGTGTTGGTTATAAAGGCTAGAGATTAA
- the rpe gene encoding ribulose-phosphate 3-epimerase, which yields MIKLAPSILSADFARLLEDIKKVENAGCEYLHIDVMDGHFVPNITLGPGIVKSLRKDVDMVFDVHLMIENPDNYIQDFVNAGADIITVHQEACTHLHRTVQNIKSMGVKACVSLNPATPVETIKHVIDELDMVLIMTVNPGFGGQSFIEGMTDKIKEVRDLANERNLNIEIQVDGGMKPSNVHKAVAAGADVIVAGSAIFGSDDINKTVQEFRSNSVL from the coding sequence ATGATAAAATTAGCCCCATCAATACTTTCGGCGGATTTTGCAAGATTACTAGAGGATATTAAAAAGGTAGAAAATGCAGGGTGTGAGTATTTACACATAGACGTAATGGATGGACATTTTGTGCCTAATATTACACTAGGACCTGGTATAGTGAAAAGTTTGAGAAAAGATGTAGATATGGTATTTGATGTTCATCTTATGATTGAGAACCCTGATAATTATATACAGGATTTTGTAAATGCTGGTGCAGATATAATAACAGTACATCAAGAAGCATGTACACACCTTCATAGAACAGTACAAAATATAAAATCAATGGGTGTTAAGGCTTGTGTATCGTTAAATCCTGCAACTCCTGTTGAAACTATAAAGCATGTCATAGATGAACTTGATATGGTTCTTATAATGACTGTTAATCCTGGATTTGGAGGACAATCATTCATAGAAGGTATGACAGATAAAATAAAAGAGGTTAGAGATCTTGCTAATGAGAGAAATCTTAACATTGAAATACAAGTTGATGGAGGAATGAAGCCAAGTAATGTTCATAAGGCTGTAGCGGCTGGTGCAGATGTTATTGTTGCAGGATCTGCTATATTCGGTAGTGATGATATAAATAAGACAGTACAAGAGTTTAGATCAAACTCAGTGCTTTAG
- a CDS encoding thiol-activated cytolysin family protein: MKIFKCLKVSKLVACLGIGLCMTAQTCIGFAATPKTESSIEINNAKDIDCGIGDLNYNRNEILATNGDKVESFVPKQGTSSAGKFIVVEREKKSLTTSPVDISIIDSINDRTYPGALQLANDAFVENRPDILICKRKPLNISIDLPGMKNENTVTVENPTYGKVSGAIDSLVSDWNSKYSSTHTLPTRTQYSESMVYSQSQIAAALNVNAKLLNGSLGIDFNAIKNGEKKVMIAAYKQIFYTVNAELPNNPSDVFDESVTFEELSRKGVNNQNPPLMVSNVAYGRTIYVKLETSSSSDDVQAAFKSVLKDVDVSASAKYKNILDESSFTAVVLGGDSKEHNKVITKDFDEIRNVIKENSEFSSKNPGYPISYTSVFLKDNSIAAVKNRTEYIETKSTEYSKGQIDIDHTGAYVAQFEISWDEFSYDENGKEVLTHKTWDGNWADKTAHFSTTIPLPANTKNIKIYARECTGLAWEWWRDVINESNVPLTNKINVSIGGTTLYPSGSITY; the protein is encoded by the coding sequence ATGAAAATTTTTAAGTGTTTAAAAGTTTCAAAGTTGGTAGCATGTTTAGGAATTGGCTTATGTATGACTGCACAAACATGTATTGGTTTTGCAGCAACGCCTAAAACAGAATCATCAATCGAAATTAACAATGCAAAGGATATTGATTGTGGTATAGGTGATTTGAACTATAATCGAAATGAAATCTTAGCAACAAATGGTGATAAGGTAGAAAGTTTTGTTCCAAAACAAGGTACAAGCTCAGCAGGTAAATTTATAGTTGTCGAGCGTGAAAAAAAATCACTTACAACATCACCAGTAGATATTTCAATTATTGACTCTATTAATGATCGTACATATCCAGGAGCATTACAACTAGCAAACGATGCGTTTGTTGAAAATCGTCCTGATATATTAATATGTAAGAGAAAACCTTTAAATATTAGTATTGATTTGCCAGGGATGAAAAATGAAAATACTGTAACGGTAGAGAACCCAACTTATGGTAAAGTATCTGGTGCAATAGATTCTTTAGTATCTGATTGGAATTCAAAATATTCATCAACACATACATTACCAACAAGAACACAGTATTCAGAGTCTATGGTTTATAGCCAATCTCAAATAGCAGCGGCGCTTAATGTGAATGCTAAATTACTAAATGGTTCACTTGGAATAGATTTTAATGCAATAAAAAATGGCGAGAAGAAAGTTATGATTGCAGCGTATAAGCAAATTTTTTATACGGTAAATGCTGAACTTCCAAATAATCCATCAGATGTTTTTGATGAAAGTGTTACTTTTGAAGAGTTATCTCGTAAAGGGGTTAATAATCAAAATCCACCGCTTATGGTATCTAATGTAGCGTACGGTAGAACGATTTATGTAAAATTAGAAACAAGTTCTAGCAGTGACGATGTACAAGCTGCTTTTAAATCAGTATTAAAAGATGTAGATGTAAGCGCTAGCGCTAAATACAAAAATATTCTTGACGAAAGTTCATTTACAGCTGTTGTACTAGGAGGAGACTCAAAAGAACATAATAAAGTAATCACAAAAGATTTTGATGAAATTCGAAATGTAATTAAAGAAAATTCAGAGTTTAGTAGTAAAAATCCTGGTTATCCAATTTCATATACAAGTGTTTTCTTAAAAGACAATTCAATTGCTGCTGTAAAAAATAGAACAGAGTATATTGAAACAAAATCTACAGAATATTCTAAAGGACAAATAGATATTGATCATACTGGTGCTTATGTTGCTCAATTTGAAATATCATGGGATGAGTTTTCATATGATGAAAATGGAAAAGAAGTACTAACACATAAAACATGGGACGGAAATTGGGCGGATAAGACAGCTCATTTTTCTACAACAATACCACTTCCGGCTAATACAAAAAATATAAAGATCTATGCAAGAGAATGTACAGGACTTGCTTGGGAATGGTGGAGAGATGTTATTAATGAATCTAATGTTCCTTTAACAAATAAAATAAATGTGTCTATTGGAGGAACTACACTGTATCCATCAGGTAGTATTACCTATTAG
- a CDS encoding AI-2E family transporter, translating into MIKDNKKFIEKYAIVLIGLLLLGFVYVNTARISNGFSKLFGILKPFFIAFFIAYIFNSIIMFLKDRFKLKNGMAILIVYSSFILIMVVMVIIVIPVVVQSVVQIINEMPTYADNLVSLVKKIDINILNEIQKYVDKNSIANLQKISTAVNYFLNNFLTFITNIGSTVVTISFSLIISIYMLIEKESLKSLGTKLLKKILKEDKSIKIIDFSKKANVIFSKFLTGLIVQASILGTLCFIGFLILKVKYALLLSAIIACTNVIPYVGPFIGATPAVVVTLFYSPMKALWVCVLILVLQQVDANIVGPKIMGNYIGLSPFWIIFTIAVGGGFFGIMGMIFSVPIAAIVKIILSEALLDK; encoded by the coding sequence ATGATAAAGGATAACAAAAAATTTATAGAAAAGTATGCAATAGTATTGATAGGACTACTCCTGCTTGGGTTTGTATATGTAAATACAGCACGTATATCAAATGGATTTAGCAAGCTATTTGGTATATTAAAGCCGTTTTTTATAGCTTTTTTTATAGCTTATATATTTAATTCTATAATAATGTTTTTAAAAGATAGATTTAAATTAAAAAATGGAATGGCTATACTTATAGTATATAGTAGTTTCATACTTATAATGGTAGTTATGGTTATAATAGTTATACCGGTAGTTGTTCAAAGTGTAGTACAGATAATAAATGAAATGCCTACCTATGCAGATAATTTGGTTAGTCTTGTAAAAAAAATAGATATCAATATATTAAATGAAATTCAAAAATATGTAGATAAAAATTCGATAGCGAATCTTCAAAAAATTTCTACTGCAGTTAATTATTTTTTAAATAACTTCTTAACATTTATAACAAACATAGGATCAACTGTGGTAACTATTTCTTTTAGTTTGATAATTTCCATTTATATGCTAATTGAGAAAGAATCTTTAAAATCACTTGGAACTAAGTTGTTGAAAAAAATATTAAAAGAGGATAAGAGTATTAAAATTATAGACTTTAGTAAAAAAGCAAATGTTATATTTTCAAAGTTTTTAACAGGTCTTATAGTTCAAGCTTCAATACTTGGAACTTTGTGTTTTATAGGATTTTTAATTTTGAAAGTAAAATATGCACTTTTACTATCAGCTATAATAGCTTGTACGAATGTAATACCGTATGTAGGACCGTTTATAGGAGCAACTCCTGCTGTTGTGGTTACGCTGTTTTATTCTCCTATGAAGGCGTTGTGGGTATGTGTACTTATATTGGTACTTCAACAAGTAGATGCAAATATAGTTGGGCCTAAGATTATGGGGAATTATATAGGGTTATCTCCATTTTGGATAATATTCACAATAGCTGTTGGAGGCGGATTCTTTGGAATAATGGGAATGATATTTTCAGTTCCAATAGCTGCTATAGTAAAAATAATACTTAGTGAAGCACTTTTAGATAAATAA
- the rpmB gene encoding 50S ribosomal protein L28, which translates to MAKVCSVCGKGKVSGNTVSHANNHNKRTWSPNLRKVRAIVDGTPKRLNVCTRCLRSGSVERAI; encoded by the coding sequence ATGGCAAAAGTTTGTTCAGTTTGCGGAAAAGGTAAGGTTTCTGGTAATACAGTGAGTCACGCAAACAATCATAACAAAAGAACTTGGTCTCCAAACTTAAGAAAAGTTAGAGCTATAGTTGATGGTACTCCAAAGAGATTAAACGTGTGCACAAGATGTTTACGTTCTGGTAGCGTAGAAAGAGCTATCTAG